The Pirellulales bacterium genome contains a region encoding:
- a CDS encoding DEAD/DEAH box helicase: MEAKSNNAPAVSSWQVAPSSLNTLRSAFDAIAQPSLESIDFRDSTAIALLPSCDSLLLTAPRALSFPIRAAAPRVQTYHFRPPVEVKLKGEPVQPAPSNNATGQIACSTATRLKPPEDIIKLEDRLWYVLQPSLETLMARGSLDFPHHPFPYQLQGVAFLYPRVSAVLADEMGLGKTMQAITAVRMLLHAGEIQSVLLVCPKPLVTNWQREFAQWAPELPVVAIEGEPNRRAWQWRLADAPVKIANYEALCRDATLVLDEQLQFDLVLLDESQRIKNRNSTTNQVVCSLARRRSWALTGTPVENSPEDLLGIFEFVSPGHLHEHMKPRAMGRAAADYVLRRTKDKVLADLPPKLFRDAELELTSQQRETYSLAEDEGVLRLTELGDKATIRHVFELVLRLKQICNFDPATGASAKLERLAADLDEVAASGQKAIVFSQWVSTLERLRTELREFRPLEYHGQIPSNRRDAVIEQFRGDRKHHVILMSYGAGGVGLNLQFCGYVFLFDRWWNPAVEDQAINRAHRIGVAGPVTVTRFLALSTIEERIDQILEEKRELFDTIFSDAAVPRTLGLTQQEIFGLFNLRCPHGAIEIDTVPESPEISGLRAA, encoded by the coding sequence ATGGAAGCGAAATCGAATAACGCGCCGGCCGTTTCTTCGTGGCAAGTCGCTCCATCGAGTTTGAATACTCTGCGTTCAGCATTTGATGCGATCGCGCAACCATCCCTTGAGTCGATCGACTTTCGCGACAGCACTGCCATTGCTCTGCTGCCAAGTTGCGATTCTCTCCTTCTTACCGCTCCGCGGGCGCTCTCCTTCCCCATTCGTGCCGCAGCGCCCCGAGTTCAAACCTACCACTTCCGGCCGCCGGTCGAAGTGAAATTGAAAGGCGAACCGGTCCAACCAGCGCCGTCAAATAACGCGACCGGCCAGATCGCCTGCTCCACGGCGACGCGTCTCAAGCCACCCGAGGACATCATCAAGCTCGAAGACCGCTTGTGGTACGTGTTGCAGCCGTCGCTCGAGACGCTCATGGCGCGCGGTTCGCTCGATTTTCCCCATCACCCGTTTCCCTATCAGTTGCAAGGTGTGGCGTTTTTGTATCCGCGTGTTTCGGCGGTTCTGGCGGATGAGATGGGGCTTGGCAAAACGATGCAGGCAATCACGGCGGTACGAATGCTCTTGCACGCCGGCGAGATTCAAAGCGTGTTGCTGGTTTGCCCGAAGCCGCTGGTGACGAATTGGCAGCGGGAGTTTGCCCAATGGGCTCCAGAATTGCCCGTCGTGGCGATCGAGGGGGAGCCGAACCGGCGGGCCTGGCAATGGCGGCTGGCCGACGCTCCCGTCAAAATCGCGAATTATGAAGCGTTGTGCCGCGATGCGACTCTGGTCCTCGATGAGCAACTTCAATTCGATCTTGTGCTGCTCGACGAGTCGCAGCGAATCAAAAATCGCAACAGTACGACGAACCAGGTCGTTTGCTCGCTCGCTCGCCGCCGTAGTTGGGCGCTCACCGGAACGCCGGTCGAGAATTCACCCGAAGATTTGCTCGGGATCTTTGAATTCGTCTCGCCAGGGCACCTCCATGAGCATATGAAGCCGCGGGCCATGGGGCGTGCGGCGGCCGATTATGTGCTCCGCCGCACGAAAGACAAAGTCCTCGCCGATTTGCCGCCGAAGCTGTTTCGCGACGCGGAGTTGGAACTGACGAGCCAGCAGCGCGAAACCTATTCGCTGGCCGAAGACGAAGGCGTGCTACGGCTGACGGAACTGGGAGACAAGGCAACGATTCGGCATGTGTTCGAACTCGTGCTGCGACTGAAGCAAATTTGCAACTTCGATCCGGCGACGGGCGCAAGCGCCAAGCTCGAACGTCTGGCGGCCGACCTCGACGAAGTGGCCGCCAGCGGCCAAAAGGCGATCGTATTCAGCCAGTGGGTTTCGACCTTGGAACGGCTGCGCACGGAGCTAAGAGAATTTCGTCCGCTCGAATATCACGGCCAGATTCCGTCAAACCGCCGCGACGCGGTCATCGAACAATTCCGCGGCGATCGCAAGCATCATGTTATCCTGATGAGTTACGGCGCCGGCGGCGTTGGATTGAATTTGCAATTTTGCGGATACGTGTTTCTGTTCGACCGCTGGTGGAATCCGGCCGTCGAAGATCAGGCGATCAACCGTGCGCACCGCATCGGCGTCGCGGGGCCAGTGACCGTCACTCGGTTTCTCGCCTTGAGCACGATCGAAGAACGAATCGATCAGATCCTTGAGGAAAAGCGAGAGTTGTTCGACACGATCTTCTCCGATGCCGCGGTTCCGCGGACCTTGGGGCTGACCCAACAAGAAATCTTTGGCCTATTCAATTTGCGTTGCCCCCATGGAGCGATCGAGATCGACACCGTGCCCGAGTCGCCGGAGATCTCCGGCCTTCGGGCCGCCTGA
- a CDS encoding alpha/beta fold hydrolase — translation MPDLVPLVELVQVRTSDGVRLDGSMALPIQTDAARRQPVDAALCLHGTGGNFYGGGVFEGLTPKLLADGISVLRANTRGHDAVSMATTLRGPQRLGAAFERVGDSRHDVVAWLEFLAERGFQAVALVGHSLGAIKAIHSLIHAPHPLIKRLIAISPPRLSYSYFMASEKRDEFLKEYANAEIQFAAGNPNSLLDVKIPLPFLVSAASYLEKYGPDEKFNFLRQMDQIKVPTLFVFGGLEVEREMPFRNLPQAVIDAASPTQPIRVVTVVGANHVYTGRLDELSFKVRAWLASA, via the coding sequence GTGCCTGATTTAGTGCCTCTCGTCGAGCTTGTTCAAGTACGAACCTCGGATGGAGTGCGTCTCGACGGTTCGATGGCATTGCCAATTCAAACCGATGCCGCGCGCAGGCAACCCGTCGATGCTGCACTGTGCCTGCACGGCACTGGCGGCAACTTCTACGGTGGCGGCGTATTTGAGGGCTTGACTCCAAAACTGCTTGCCGACGGCATTTCCGTGTTGCGGGCGAATACGCGCGGCCACGACGCGGTCAGCATGGCTACCACGTTGCGAGGACCGCAACGACTGGGGGCGGCATTTGAACGGGTAGGCGACTCTCGGCACGACGTTGTCGCGTGGCTCGAATTTCTGGCCGAGCGCGGCTTTCAAGCGGTCGCATTGGTTGGCCACAGCCTGGGCGCAATCAAGGCGATTCACTCGTTAATCCACGCGCCGCATCCGCTCATCAAGCGTCTCATCGCGATCTCGCCACCGCGATTATCCTATTCGTATTTTATGGCTTCCGAAAAACGAGACGAGTTTCTGAAGGAATATGCTAACGCGGAAATTCAATTCGCCGCCGGGAACCCGAACTCTTTGCTCGACGTAAAGATTCCACTGCCATTTCTGGTGTCCGCCGCCAGCTATCTCGAAAAATACGGCCCGGACGAAAAATTTAATTTTCTCCGCCAGATGGATCAGATCAAAGTACCCACGCTATTTGTTTTCGGCGGCCTCGAGGTCGAACGCGAAATGCCGTTTCGCAACTTACCCCAAGCGGTGATCGACGCGGCTTCACCGACACAGCCCATCCGCGTGGTCACCGTAGTCGGGGCCAACCACGTGTACACCGGTCGGCTTGATGAACTATCCTTTAAAGTTCGCGCTTGGCTGGCCTCTGCCTAG